One segment of Hemibagrus wyckioides isolate EC202008001 linkage group LG05, SWU_Hwy_1.0, whole genome shotgun sequence DNA contains the following:
- the LOC131353391 gene encoding rhamnose-binding lectin-like, with protein sequence MLFLQLTLLSLLTVAPDLLVSGENMITCYGDVQHLLCNTGLIIVKSSVYGRTDSSTCSIGRPNSQVANTNCYSLISTIADRCNGLRECELKTDVLGNPDPCYGTYKYYNTSYDCINAKLVVICEQGYSTLDCGADSIKIINANFGRADSRTCSAGLTNNLIQNTNCYAPNTLSIVAALCNGMKTCTLQASSTIFTDPCTKTVEYLTVSYICTKELVACEGSTASLNCGASNIKIISANYGRTNSTTCSSGRPANQLSNTNCFTADTVTKVAARCEGVSSCQVPATNSVFSDPCPYTYKYLNIVYACV encoded by the exons ATGCTCTTCCTGCAGCTCACTCTTCTCAGCT TACTGACTGTAGCTCCTGACTTACTTGTTTCTGGAG AGAATATGATTACTTGCTATGGCGATGTCCAACACTTGCTGTGTA ACACTGGACTGATTATAGTGAAGTCTTCTGTGTATGGCCGAACGGACAGCAGCACTTGTAGTATTGGTCGGCCTAATTCGCAGGTTGCTAATACCAACTGTTATTCGCTGATTTCTACAATTGCTGATAG ATGCAatggactgagagagtgtgagttaaAGACGGATGTACTTGGCAACCCTGACCCATGTTATGGAACTTACAAGTACTACAACACAAGTTATGATTGTATCAATGCCA AGCTTGTTGTGATCTGCGAGCAGGGCTACAGCACACTGGATTGTG GAGCTGATTCTATTAAGATCATAAATGCAAACTTTGGGCGTGCTGACTCCAGAACCTGTTCAGCTGGACTCACCAACAATTTGATCCAGAATACCAACTGTTACgctccaaacacactctcaattGTGGCCGCACT GTGTAATGGAATGAAAACATGCACTTTACAAGCTTCAAGCACCATCTTTACAGATCCTTGTACTAAAACTGTTGAATACCTCACTGTGTCCTACATCTGCACTA AGGAACTTGTGGCCTGTGAAGGCAGTACTGCGTCACTGAACTGTG GTGCCAGCAATATAAAGATTATCAGTGCTAACTACGGCCGAACCAATTCCACCACATGTTCCTCAGGACGACCTGCCAATCAACTCTCCAACACAAACTGCTTCACGGCTGACACAGTAACTAAAGTTGCAGCTAG ATGTGAAGGAGTTAGCAGCTGTCAGGTCCCTGCTACCAATTCTGTCTTCTCTGACCCCTGTCCTTACACCTATAAGTACCTGAATATTGTGTACGCCTGTGTCTGA